One Sodalis praecaptivus DNA segment encodes these proteins:
- a CDS encoding M24 family metallopeptidase, translating into MSRNPPEPTLRRQRLAATLSTEKVAMALIGPGADFGYFTGRRPIATERLLALLVNAEGRALIFAPLLQAPLYADIDGVDLMTWVDGDDPVALLAHIMSRDGGGRIAVDEAFWSDFLLGLQRAGVGEFISGRGIIDSARTVKQPAEIAGLTRAALAIDQVWTRFCASCGALTGQTEFALRDRLRYLMQQAGFSEISWIDVGAGPNGASSLHHGSERVIGAGEPVVFDFAGCFAGYYGDICRVAITGAVPPDYQRLYDVVLAAQDAAFRQIRPGVAAGAVDQAARDIIAAAGYGEYFTHRTGHGIGLAAHENPYIVSGNARPLREDMVFSIEPGVYLPGRFGVRIEDIVLVTPDGARRLTQSPRALCVIDATAEPIHYAY; encoded by the coding sequence GCGCAATCCCCCCGAGCCCACGCTGCGTCGGCAACGTCTGGCCGCAACGCTTTCAACCGAGAAGGTGGCAATGGCCCTGATAGGCCCCGGCGCCGATTTCGGTTATTTCACCGGCCGCCGGCCGATAGCGACCGAGCGTTTACTGGCGCTGCTGGTGAACGCCGAGGGGCGGGCGCTGATATTTGCGCCTTTGTTGCAGGCGCCGCTGTACGCAGACATTGACGGCGTCGACCTGATGACCTGGGTCGACGGTGACGATCCCGTGGCGCTGCTGGCGCACATAATGAGCCGCGACGGCGGCGGGCGTATTGCCGTCGACGAAGCGTTTTGGAGCGACTTCCTGTTAGGGCTTCAGCGCGCCGGCGTCGGGGAATTCATCAGCGGCCGCGGTATTATCGACAGCGCGCGCACCGTCAAACAGCCGGCGGAAATTGCCGGTCTCACCCGGGCGGCCCTGGCCATCGATCAGGTCTGGACGCGTTTTTGCGCCAGCTGCGGCGCCTTAACGGGGCAGACCGAATTTGCTCTGCGCGATCGCCTGCGCTATTTGATGCAGCAGGCGGGGTTTAGCGAGATCAGTTGGATCGACGTGGGAGCCGGGCCCAACGGCGCATCGTCGCTGCATCACGGCAGCGAGCGGGTTATTGGCGCCGGCGAGCCGGTGGTGTTCGATTTTGCGGGGTGTTTCGCAGGCTACTATGGCGATATCTGCCGCGTGGCCATCACCGGCGCCGTGCCGCCGGATTATCAGAGGCTGTACGACGTGGTCCTGGCGGCGCAGGACGCGGCGTTCCGGCAAATTAGGCCCGGGGTTGCGGCCGGCGCCGTGGACCAGGCGGCGCGGGACATTATCGCCGCCGCCGGCTACGGCGAGTATTTTACCCACCGTACCGGCCACGGTATCGGCCTGGCGGCGCACGAAAATCCCTATATCGTCAGCGGCAACGCGCGGCCGCTGCGCGAGGATATGGTGTTTTCCATTGAGCCGGGCGTCTATCTCCCGGGCCGTTTCGGCGTGCGTATCGAAGAT